The Penaeus chinensis breed Huanghai No. 1 chromosome 34, ASM1920278v2, whole genome shotgun sequence DNA window TCTCctgtctcttctatttcttcctcccttccttctttccttccttccttcatttaccGGTTTTCTCATCCAAAAAAGTAAGAAATGACGGCCAGTGAGACCTGTATATTATGGCATATTTTTTCTTGCtaattatataatatcataacaAGGCCTTCGTTCCTTTTGGTCTCATAGCGTTTCGAagtaacacacgcatacacactcacacacactcacacacacacacatactcacacacacacacactcacacacacacacacacacacacactcacacacacacacacgcacacacacacacacaagaagacacagacacacacacacgtaagtctGTCTATATGTACGAGTATTTTCATTGTATCAGATCTCGATTAAAGAAATTCCATGTGGATTCTCCAGCGGTTAATTTCCTTTGATGTTTTCATTAATGCTGTAGATTATCGTTCTCTAGACTCAGCTGGTTAACATGCTGATGCCAGCCTTTGCTGTATTTTGGGCGAGGGTCATTTTTCCAAGTGGTAATCTTAACATtttgattgagatagatagatcggtagacagatagaacgatagataaatagagatagatagagatagagataaagataaagatagataatgagagagagagagagagagagagagcgagacagagaatgttattaaaaaaaaaaaaatcaatactaaCGTGACAAATGAAATAATTTTATGATTCTGAAATATATTTTGAAGTTAtactttttcaattttatttagtGCGACGAAATTCTTTAGAGACTGAGTCGAAGAGGGTTTCTGAAGGAGTTCCAAAGTGCGAAGGCGATGTCCGCGCAGAACCTCCCACTCGGAAGCACGAGCCTGCCCGAGTCCGGTCTACTCGGCCTTGACGACCTGCACGAAGGGGGACCCGACGACGCCGGGGAAGCCGTAGGCGCCGGGGAAGCCGTAGGCGCCGGGGAAGCCGTGGAGGCCGCTGTAAGCGAGAGGGGCGCCGGGCAAACCATGGAGGCCACTGTAGGCGAGAGGGGCGCCGGGCAAACCATGGAGGCCACTGTAGGCGAGAGGGGCGCCAGCGACGACAGGGGCGTGGAGGCCGAAGGCTCCGTAGGGGTAGGAGTTAGTGAAGAAGGGCGAGAGCTTTCCGTTGATGGTGGAGAGGTAGCCGCTGTAGGTGGAGAGGGCGCCGTCCAGGTCGAAGTCGGGGGCGgcctcggcggcggcggcggcgcggtcGAAGGCGGCCTGGAAGTCGGACTTGGCCTTCGCCACCTCCGCCGTGTCCTTGACGGGCACTGCGCACACGGCGCCTACCAGAGCCAAGATTGCCTGAGGGACGTTCGCTCCGTTAGTACTGTGCACCCACAATCACGGAATTACATGTACATATTGCACTACCAGCCACCGAGGGGAAACTGAACTACGTAATGTCAAGAGCGAAACATTCTCACTCGGTCGAACGCGGCCGCGTCCGAATACTCACCACGAGCTTCATGTTTCCTTCCGAGATGTGCGCGTTCGCGAGGACATAGAGCCGCCGACGTCCCGCTCGTATATATACCGGGAGGACATCCCCCGCGGCGCCAATTACCCTTTTAGTGCATTGGCGTTGAGGACGCTCGCGAGGCGGCCGCCGAACTGTCTATGACCTCGGTAGACAGTCCCGCTTCTTGAGGTGCATATTGCTTGGGTTTCGATGTAATTACGGAGACAGAATTCCTTTCGAAACAGAAGAGTTTCCCCAAAACGGAATGGTAACAACTTGGACGGGACCTTGGGAAAAGGGCGAGGCCCATCACGCTTGTATTGGATTCACAATCTCGCAtctggatccccccccccccccctctctctctctctctctttctttgcctccctacttccaccctctctctttttctgaactTTTACAAAGccagtatcatacacacacacatgtaaatatatattactagaATAAAAATGAGTCTCTTGACTGAGGTACCTAATGGTTACAGGGATATACTTTTAATTCTCGGCTGTTACATATTGTCAGTAGtacattaattataattattaaagctAATATAAAATCAGATAAAATCTCTCCAATTAATTTATGCAAGCAATTTTGGAAAGTGAATCAAATACACGCACTGCTATATGTTATGAGAATCTCTGTGGATACAAGACATTTTTTTATGTTGATAAATTTAACGGAACCTTTTGGAGAAAACTTGCTCCAAGCAACGAAtagttaaatgatgataatatgataatggacTCCCACTCCTGTTTTTCTTCATGTATAAAAATGAATACGGGAAAATACTAATAAGCTGATACAATAACAGAATTAATCATTAATGGCTCCATGTAAAATTGTCTAGATATGATTTCCTGGAATGAAAATTAAAGTGTGCTAGTACAAGTAGATatagcataatgataacaacaattacagactttattattgtaatcaagACAATAATTacgattgttatgatgataatgataatgaatatggaaCTTAAAATGGTACTAGATTTTTATCATACTTGGTGATCTGAGTTCAGCATTATTCAGTAAataaatctcttctctctttagttatctctctcttcatctctctctctctatctctctctctctgtctgtctgtctctctgtctccctctctctctcgttctctccccccctctctctctctctctttctttctctctctctctctgtctgtcactatctgtctccctctctctctctctctctatccatccatccatccatccatccatccatccatccatccatccatccatccatctatctatctatttatctctctctctctctcttgtgtgctgtgtggtgcagcggtagcgatctcgtctagcaatcttgctgacctgcgttcaaatcccttaccgcgagtggatggtaaccccggccattccttgcacaaaggggatagtttagaagcaaaatgaaacagacagtatttcacaccaagaatatccattttaacaaatggaatcaaactaaactttgaactctgtctgtctctctctgtctgtctgtctttctctctctctctctctctctttcaaatctcTCCTACATCATTTTTCATCGTCACTTCATATACATGTAGCCAGTGTTGCCataaaatgataa harbors:
- the LOC125043783 gene encoding cuticle protein 2-like, whose product is MKLVAILALVGAVCAVPVKDTAEVAKAKSDFQAAFDRAAAAAEAAPDFDLDGALSTYSGYLSTINGKLSPFFTNSYPYGAFGLHAPVVAGAPLAYSGLHGLPGAPLAYSGLHGLPGAPLAYSGLHGFPGAYGFPGAYGFPGVVGSPFVQVVKAE